One genomic segment of Alicycliphilus denitrificans K601 includes these proteins:
- the truB gene encoding tRNA pseudouridine(55) synthase TruB, with protein MTERAPRVRVQRRPVHGVLLLDKPLGFSSNDALQKVKWLLRAEKAGHTGTLDPLATGVLPLCFGAATKFSALQLDAPKTYEAIALLGTTTTTGDAEGEVLERRAVDPAQLTPERLAEVQRQFTGPIRQVPPMHSALKKDGKALYEYARAGVEVERPARDVTIHALNLALTLAGQAQAAIKITVTCSKGTYIRTLGEDIGGALGCGAHLTFLRRLDTGGLGVERCVTLAQIEALDEDARLGLLQPVQTLLAGHVVVTLGEQDAGRFLSGMRRRGPWPDAGAVAVYGERPHALLGVGHVLQGELIPDRLLSPLEIQQILQGAPRAHIERGTLETTL; from the coding sequence ATGACTGAGCGCGCTCCCCGTGTCCGGGTGCAGCGGCGCCCGGTGCACGGAGTGCTGCTGCTCGACAAACCCCTGGGCTTTTCCAGCAACGACGCCTTGCAAAAGGTGAAGTGGCTGCTGCGCGCCGAAAAGGCTGGCCACACCGGCACGCTCGACCCGCTGGCGACCGGCGTGCTGCCGCTGTGCTTTGGCGCGGCGACCAAGTTCAGCGCGTTGCAGCTGGACGCGCCCAAGACCTATGAGGCCATCGCCCTGCTGGGCACCACCACCACCACTGGCGACGCCGAGGGCGAGGTGCTGGAGCGGCGCGCCGTCGATCCCGCCCAGCTCACGCCCGAGCGCCTGGCCGAGGTGCAGCGGCAGTTCACCGGCCCCATCCGCCAGGTGCCGCCCATGCACAGCGCCCTGAAGAAGGACGGCAAGGCGCTGTACGAATACGCGCGTGCCGGGGTCGAGGTCGAGCGTCCCGCGCGCGATGTCACGATTCATGCATTGAATCTGGCTCTAACGCTTGCTGGACAAGCGCAAGCAGCTATCAAAATAACAGTGACCTGTAGCAAGGGCACCTACATCCGCACCCTGGGGGAGGACATAGGCGGGGCCCTTGGCTGCGGCGCGCACCTCACCTTTCTGCGCCGCCTGGATACCGGTGGCCTGGGTGTGGAGCGCTGCGTCACGCTGGCGCAGATCGAGGCGCTTGACGAGGACGCGCGCCTGGGCCTGCTGCAGCCGGTGCAGACGCTGCTGGCCGGTCATGTGGTCGTCACCCTGGGGGAGCAGGATGCCGGGCGCTTCCTCTCGGGCATGCGCCGCCGCGGCCCCTGGCCCGATGCCGGCGCCGTGGCCGTCTACGGCGAGCGCCCGCACGCGCTGCTGGGCGTGGGGCACGTGCTGCAGGGGGAGCTGATCCCCGACCGGCTTCTGAGCCCCCTGGAGATCCAACAGATTCTGCAAGGCGCGCCGCGCGCCCACATAGAACGCGGCACATTGGAAACAACGCTATGA
- the rbfA gene encoding 30S ribosome-binding factor RbfA yields MAAKKSSTPNRGFKVADQIQRDLAELIRDLKDPRIGMCTLQAVEVTPDYAHAKVFFSVLVGDGQATQEALNQAAGFLRNGLFKRLSIHTVPTLHFVFDRTTERASDMNALIARAVASRSKDDDVND; encoded by the coding sequence ATGGCCGCCAAGAAGTCTTCCACGCCCAACCGCGGCTTCAAGGTCGCGGACCAGATCCAGCGCGACCTGGCCGAGCTGATCCGCGACCTCAAGGATCCGCGCATCGGTATGTGCACGCTGCAGGCCGTGGAGGTCACGCCCGACTACGCGCACGCCAAGGTGTTCTTCAGCGTGCTGGTAGGCGACGGCCAGGCCACGCAGGAGGCGCTGAACCAGGCCGCGGGATTCCTGCGCAACGGCTTGTTCAAGCGCCTGTCCATCCATACCGTGCCCACACTGCACTTCGTGTTTGACCGCACCACCGAGCGCGCCTCCGACATGAACGCGCTGATCGCGCGTGCTGTGGCATCGCGTTCCAAGGACGACGACGTCAATGACTGA
- a CDS encoding thioredoxin family protein codes for MGMGSAAAPSSAHLPSSGPWWVVCLCAQWCGACREYRGVFEELAGDWPQVRFEWVDVEDEENVVGEVDVETFPTILIADGQVARFLGPVLPQAQVLGRMLQGMRGDPGAPAADAQAQALFRRIAASR; via the coding sequence ATGGGCATGGGGAGCGCGGCGGCGCCATCGTCGGCACATTTGCCTTCATCGGGGCCATGGTGGGTGGTGTGCCTTTGCGCCCAATGGTGCGGCGCCTGCCGCGAGTACCGTGGCGTGTTCGAGGAACTGGCGGGCGATTGGCCGCAGGTCCGCTTCGAATGGGTGGACGTGGAGGACGAGGAGAACGTCGTCGGCGAGGTCGACGTGGAGACCTTTCCCACGATCCTGATCGCGGATGGCCAGGTGGCGCGGTTCCTCGGGCCGGTACTGCCGCAGGCGCAGGTGCTGGGCCGCATGTTGCAGGGCATGCGGGGCGACCCCGGCGCGCCGGCCGCCGATGCGCAGGCACAGGCCCTTTTCCGGCGGATTGCCGCGAGCCGGTGA
- a CDS encoding SDR family oxidoreductase, which produces MSDTTKIAIVTGAGTGIGKAAALALLRDGWSVALAGRREQPLLDVAQQARAGERALPVPTDVADPEAVRHLFDRTVERFGRVDLLFNNAGVGAPAIPLEDLSVQQWKTVVDINLNGMFFCIQNAFRVMKAQSPRGGRIINNGSISAHTPRPNSIAYTATKHAVMGMTKTASLDGRKYDIAVGQIDVGNAQTELAQRMTQGVQQANGQIAAEPLMDVAIVGQSVLYMANLPLEANVMFHTVMATKMPFAGRG; this is translated from the coding sequence ATGAGCGACACGACGAAGATCGCCATCGTCACGGGCGCGGGCACGGGCATCGGCAAGGCGGCGGCCCTGGCCTTGCTGAGGGATGGCTGGAGCGTGGCCCTGGCGGGCAGGCGCGAACAGCCGCTGCTGGACGTGGCGCAGCAGGCCCGGGCGGGAGAGCGGGCGCTGCCCGTCCCGACGGACGTGGCCGACCCCGAGGCCGTGCGCCATCTGTTCGACCGCACGGTCGAGCGGTTCGGGCGAGTGGACCTGCTGTTCAACAACGCCGGCGTGGGCGCGCCTGCCATACCGCTCGAAGACCTGTCGGTGCAGCAGTGGAAGACCGTGGTGGACATCAACCTGAACGGCATGTTCTTCTGCATCCAGAACGCCTTTCGCGTGATGAAGGCGCAGTCGCCGCGCGGCGGGCGCATCATCAACAACGGCTCCATCTCGGCGCACACGCCGCGCCCCAATTCCATTGCCTACACGGCCACCAAGCACGCGGTGATGGGCATGACGAAGACGGCGTCCCTCGATGGGCGCAAGTACGACATCGCCGTGGGGCAGATCGACGTGGGTAATGCGCAGACCGAGCTGGCGCAGCGCATGACGCAAGGCGTGCAGCAGGCCAATGGTCAGATCGCCGCAGAGCCGTTGATGGACGTGGCCATCGTGGGGCAGTCCGTGCTGTACATGGCGAATCTGCCGCTCGAGGCCAACGTCATGTTCCACACCGTGATGGCGACGAAGATGCCGTTTGCCGGGCGGGGATGA
- the rimP gene encoding ribosome maturation factor RimP yields the protein MALQQIVEQTVAGLGYDLVEIERSAGGLLRITIDLMWAPPADGGEVQATGQFVTVEDCEKVTRQLQFALEVEGVDYKRLEVSSPGIDRLLRNEQDFTRFEGEVIDITLKEPLGAAAGGQVAANRKKFRGTLERVPAGGWQIVWSDEPPVKPGQRVSKKRVPAPLQALGFTLDELREARLAPIVDFKGRGARPGAAG from the coding sequence GTGGCATTGCAGCAAATCGTTGAACAGACCGTGGCCGGGTTGGGCTATGACCTGGTGGAGATCGAGCGCTCCGCAGGGGGCTTGCTGCGCATCACCATCGATCTGATGTGGGCCCCTCCGGCCGACGGCGGCGAGGTGCAGGCCACCGGGCAGTTCGTCACCGTCGAGGATTGCGAGAAGGTCACGCGCCAGCTGCAATTTGCCCTCGAGGTCGAAGGGGTGGACTACAAGCGCCTGGAGGTGTCCTCGCCGGGCATCGACCGGTTGCTGCGCAACGAGCAGGATTTCACGCGCTTCGAGGGCGAGGTGATCGACATCACCCTGAAGGAGCCCCTGGGCGCGGCCGCAGGCGGGCAGGTGGCCGCCAACCGCAAGAAGTTCCGTGGCACGCTCGAGCGCGTACCCGCTGGCGGCTGGCAGATCGTCTGGAGTGATGAGCCGCCGGTCAAGCCCGGGCAGCGCGTGAGCAAGAAGCGCGTGCCGGCGCCGCTGCAGGCGCTGGGGTTCACGCTGGACGAGTTGCGCGAGGCGCGGCTGGCCCCCATCGTGGACTTCAAGGGGCGGGGCGCCAGGCCCGGCGCTGCAGGCTGA
- a CDS encoding cytochrome c, with translation MSVARVLLGWAVGCVVLAVAVGGGVVALNRLDEAALPADDAPLPATSEAIARGEYLARAGNCMSCHTRQGGPAYAGGRAIDTPFGAVHASNLTPDDATGIGLWSAGEFWRALHNGRSRDGRLLYPAFPYPSYTHITRADSDAIYAYLRSLPPVEQPNRPHALRFPFNTQVALAAWRALFFRPGVLLEQPARSAEWNRGAYLVLGLGHCAACHTPRNALGAPRADAAFRGGLIPVQNWYAPALTSPHEAAVGAWPVEEAVALLKTGVSPQATVSGPMAEVVFRSLQYLDDADLRAIVLYLRSLPQEDGPAPPTARPSGAVMEKGRDIYRQQCVQCHGEQGEGRRGAFPTLAGNRAVLLADTTNLVQVVLRGGYLPATAGNPRPHGMPPFTQSLRDEEIASVLSYIRNAWGNEAAKVDTIDVYRARERRGS, from the coding sequence ATGAGCGTCGCGCGTGTCCTGCTGGGCTGGGCCGTGGGCTGCGTAGTGCTGGCGGTGGCAGTCGGGGGCGGCGTGGTGGCGCTCAACAGGCTGGACGAGGCCGCGTTGCCGGCAGATGATGCGCCCCTGCCCGCAACGTCCGAGGCGATCGCGCGGGGCGAATACCTGGCGCGCGCGGGCAACTGCATGTCCTGCCATACGCGCCAGGGAGGGCCGGCATACGCCGGCGGCCGGGCGATCGATACGCCGTTCGGCGCGGTCCATGCGTCCAACCTCACACCCGATGACGCCACGGGCATAGGCCTTTGGTCCGCGGGCGAGTTCTGGCGCGCTTTGCACAACGGCCGGTCGCGCGATGGGCGCCTGCTCTATCCCGCCTTCCCCTACCCGAGCTACACCCACATCACGCGCGCGGACTCGGACGCCATCTACGCCTACCTGCGGAGCCTGCCGCCCGTGGAGCAGCCGAACCGGCCGCATGCGCTGCGCTTTCCCTTCAATACCCAGGTAGCCCTGGCCGCATGGCGCGCATTGTTTTTCCGGCCTGGCGTGCTGCTGGAGCAGCCGGCCCGGTCGGCCGAGTGGAATCGGGGCGCTTATCTGGTGCTGGGTCTGGGGCATTGCGCCGCATGCCATACGCCGCGCAACGCCCTGGGTGCACCGCGCGCGGACGCGGCATTCCGTGGCGGGCTGATTCCCGTCCAGAACTGGTATGCGCCGGCGCTCACCTCGCCGCATGAGGCAGCGGTGGGCGCCTGGCCCGTGGAGGAGGCGGTCGCGCTGCTCAAGACCGGTGTATCGCCCCAGGCCACGGTATCGGGGCCCATGGCAGAGGTGGTATTCCGCAGTCTCCAGTACCTGGACGATGCCGATCTGCGGGCCATCGTCCTCTACCTGCGCAGCCTGCCTCAGGAAGACGGGCCCGCCCCGCCCACGGCCAGGCCGTCCGGCGCGGTGATGGAGAAGGGGCGGGACATCTACCGGCAGCAGTGCGTCCAATGTCACGGCGAGCAGGGGGAGGGGCGCCGTGGCGCGTTCCCCACGTTGGCGGGCAACCGCGCCGTGCTGCTGGCCGATACCACCAACCTGGTGCAGGTGGTTCTGCGGGGCGGATACCTGCCGGCGACGGCGGGCAACCCGCGCCCCCATGGCATGCCTCCCTTCACGCAGAGCCTGCGGGACGAGGAGATCGCCAGCGTGCTGTCCTACATTCGCAATGCCTGGGGCAACGAGGCCGCAAAGGTCGATACGATAGACGTCTACCGCGCCCGCGAGCGGCGCGGTTCTTGA
- the infB gene encoding translation initiation factor IF-2, whose product MSSNTVAEFAAELKKSPETLLDQLKSAGVAKSTATDLLNETDKQKLLAYLQASHGTAAGDRKKITLVKKSTSEIKQADATGKARTIQVEVRKKRTFIKREDDAGAASESAVPSRSVEDLELARREEEARRQAELISRQEEELAAARREREAREQREREAEERAAAYAAQQAEKKAQESAEKQEAQREAAAEAEARANAQAEARAKAEAESKARAAEEAARAADLDERRRKALAEAEAIRAMMAAPKKVLVAKKPEEVKPAAAKTAAGADAKKGTLHKPAATAGGGARAGAPAAPGSGKEVKSAKLSSSWANDATKKKEIKTRGDSSGGVGRNNWRSGPRGRRGNDRNEQHQPQVAAEFRAIEVHVPETITVAELAHKMAIKASEVIKALMKMGQMVTINQPLDQDTAMIVVEEMGHKAVVAALDDPEAFTAEEVSSHQAEALPRAPVVTVMGHVDHGKTSLLDYIRRAKVAPGEAGGITQHIGAYHVKTPRGIVTFLDTPGHEAFTAMRARGAQATDIVILVCAADDGVMPQTREAIKHAKAAGVPIVVAITKADKHEANPEKVKQELVAEEVVPEEYGGDSPFVAVSSKTGMGIDELLEQVLLQAEVLELKAPVDAMAKGLVIEAQLDKGRGPVATVLVQSGTLKVGDVVLAGQTFGRVRAMTDENGRTTKDAGPSIPVEIQGLSEVPQAGDEFMVLSDERRAREIATYRAGKFRNTKLAKQQAAKLESVFSEMTAGEVQHLPIIIKADVQGSQEALAASLLKLSTDEIKVQLVYAGVGGISESDVNLAIASKAIVIGFNVRADAGARKTAEANGVQLHYYNIIYDAVDELKAAMSGMLAPEQREEVIGTAEIRTVFVATKIGTIAGSYITSGQVTRGCRFRLLRDNVVIYTGEVESVRRLKDDVKEVKEGFECGIKLRNYTDIKEGDQLELFEIKEIARTL is encoded by the coding sequence ATGTCGAGTAACACTGTCGCCGAGTTCGCTGCAGAGCTCAAGAAATCGCCGGAAACCCTGCTGGATCAACTCAAATCCGCCGGTGTCGCCAAGTCGACGGCCACCGATTTGCTGAACGAGACCGACAAGCAGAAGCTGCTGGCCTACCTGCAGGCCAGCCACGGCACGGCCGCTGGCGATCGCAAGAAGATCACGCTGGTCAAGAAGTCCACCAGCGAGATCAAGCAGGCCGATGCCACGGGCAAGGCACGCACCATCCAGGTGGAAGTGCGCAAGAAGCGCACGTTCATCAAGCGCGAGGACGACGCCGGCGCGGCGTCCGAGTCCGCGGTGCCGTCCCGTTCGGTGGAAGACCTAGAGCTGGCCCGCCGCGAGGAAGAGGCGCGCCGTCAGGCCGAGCTGATCAGCCGCCAGGAAGAAGAGCTGGCCGCGGCGCGGCGCGAGCGCGAAGCGCGCGAGCAGCGCGAGCGCGAGGCCGAGGAACGTGCCGCCGCCTATGCGGCCCAGCAGGCCGAGAAGAAGGCCCAGGAATCGGCAGAGAAGCAGGAAGCGCAGCGCGAGGCTGCAGCCGAGGCCGAAGCCCGCGCGAACGCCCAGGCCGAGGCCCGCGCCAAGGCCGAGGCGGAATCCAAGGCCCGTGCTGCCGAGGAGGCCGCGCGCGCCGCAGACCTGGATGAACGCCGCCGCAAGGCCCTGGCCGAGGCCGAGGCCATCCGCGCGATGATGGCCGCGCCCAAGAAGGTGCTCGTGGCCAAGAAGCCCGAGGAGGTCAAGCCCGCCGCCGCGAAGACGGCCGCCGGGGCGGATGCCAAGAAGGGCACGCTGCACAAGCCGGCCGCTACGGCGGGCGGCGGTGCGCGCGCGGGCGCGCCCGCGGCGCCCGGCAGCGGCAAGGAGGTCAAGTCCGCCAAGCTCTCGTCGAGCTGGGCCAACGACGCGACCAAGAAGAAGGAAATCAAGACCCGCGGCGACAGCAGCGGCGGCGTGGGGCGCAACAACTGGCGCTCCGGTCCGCGCGGGCGCCGCGGCAATGACCGCAACGAGCAGCACCAGCCGCAGGTCGCGGCCGAGTTCCGCGCGATCGAGGTGCACGTGCCCGAGACGATCACCGTGGCCGAGCTGGCGCACAAGATGGCCATCAAGGCGTCCGAGGTGATCAAGGCGCTCATGAAGATGGGCCAGATGGTCACCATCAACCAGCCGCTCGATCAGGATACGGCCATGATCGTGGTCGAGGAAATGGGTCACAAGGCCGTCGTGGCGGCGCTGGACGATCCCGAGGCCTTCACGGCCGAGGAAGTCTCCAGCCACCAGGCCGAGGCCCTGCCGCGCGCGCCCGTGGTCACCGTCATGGGCCACGTGGACCATGGCAAGACCTCGCTGCTGGACTACATCCGCCGCGCCAAGGTGGCGCCGGGCGAGGCCGGCGGCATCACGCAGCACATCGGTGCCTACCATGTGAAGACGCCGCGCGGCATCGTCACCTTCCTCGATACGCCCGGCCACGAGGCCTTCACGGCCATGCGCGCCCGCGGTGCGCAGGCCACCGACATCGTGATCCTGGTGTGCGCGGCCGATGACGGCGTCATGCCGCAGACGCGCGAAGCCATTAAGCACGCCAAGGCGGCGGGGGTGCCCATTGTCGTGGCCATCACCAAGGCCGACAAGCACGAGGCTAACCCGGAGAAGGTCAAGCAGGAGCTGGTGGCTGAAGAAGTGGTGCCCGAAGAGTACGGCGGCGATTCGCCTTTCGTGGCCGTGTCGTCCAAGACCGGCATGGGCATCGACGAACTGCTGGAGCAGGTGCTCCTGCAGGCCGAGGTGCTGGAGCTCAAGGCCCCGGTGGACGCCATGGCCAAGGGCCTGGTGATCGAGGCGCAGCTCGACAAGGGCCGCGGCCCTGTGGCCACGGTGCTGGTGCAGTCGGGCACGCTCAAGGTGGGCGACGTGGTGCTCGCCGGCCAGACCTTCGGCCGCGTGCGCGCCATGACCGATGAAAACGGCCGCACCACCAAGGACGCCGGCCCGTCGATCCCCGTGGAGATCCAGGGCCTGTCCGAGGTGCCGCAGGCCGGCGACGAGTTCATGGTGCTCTCCGATGAGCGCCGTGCCCGCGAGATCGCCACCTACCGCGCCGGCAAGTTCCGCAACACCAAGCTGGCCAAGCAGCAGGCGGCTAAGCTGGAGAGCGTGTTCTCCGAGATGACGGCGGGCGAGGTGCAGCACCTGCCCATCATCATCAAGGCCGACGTGCAGGGCTCGCAGGAGGCGCTGGCAGCGTCGCTGCTCAAGCTCTCCACCGACGAGATCAAGGTCCAACTTGTGTACGCCGGCGTGGGCGGCATCAGCGAGAGCGACGTGAACCTGGCGATCGCCTCCAAGGCCATCGTGATCGGCTTCAACGTGCGCGCCGACGCGGGTGCCCGCAAGACGGCGGAAGCCAACGGCGTGCAGCTGCATTACTACAACATCATCTACGACGCCGTGGATGAGCTGAAGGCGGCCATGTCCGGCATGCTGGCGCCCGAGCAGCGCGAAGAGGTCATCGGCACGGCCGAGATCCGCACCGTGTTCGTGGCGACCAAGATCGGCACCATTGCCGGTTCCTACATCACCTCGGGCCAGGTCACGCGTGGCTGCAGGTTCCGCCTGCTGCGCGACAACGTGGTCATCTACACGGGTGAAGTGGAATCGGTGCGCCGCCTGAAGGACGATGTCAAGGAAGTCAAGGAAGGCTTCGAGTGCGGTATCAAGCTGCGCAACTACACGGACATCAAGGAAGGCGATCAGCTCGAGCTCTTCGAGATCAAGGAAATCGCCCGGACGCTGTAA
- a CDS encoding c-type cytochrome — translation MRPRVLACTACHGKEGRATPGGYFPRIAGKPAGYLYNQLLNFRDGRRSYPQMSRLLEHLTDDYLREIAGYFSALDLPYVSAAPVPASRALIERGRQLVRHGDEGRKIPACVQCHGDAMTGVAPFVPGLLGLSREYVGSQLGAWQTGQRRAQAPDCMAEIARQLTVEDVGAVSAWLAAQAVPGQGKPAMSFKGELTMPCGSVRPPHASAPATGRGAR, via the coding sequence ATGCGGCCCCGCGTGCTGGCCTGCACCGCCTGCCACGGCAAGGAGGGGCGCGCGACGCCCGGCGGCTATTTCCCGCGCATTGCGGGCAAGCCTGCGGGGTATCTGTACAACCAGCTTCTCAACTTCCGTGACGGGCGGCGCAGCTATCCGCAGATGTCCCGTCTTCTGGAGCACCTGACGGACGATTATCTGCGCGAGATCGCCGGGTACTTCTCCGCCCTGGATCTGCCCTATGTGTCTGCCGCGCCCGTGCCGGCGTCGCGGGCCTTGATCGAGCGAGGCCGGCAACTGGTTCGTCATGGCGACGAGGGCAGGAAAATCCCGGCCTGCGTCCAATGCCATGGCGACGCCATGACCGGGGTCGCGCCCTTCGTTCCCGGCCTGCTGGGGCTGTCGCGGGAATACGTGGGCAGCCAGCTGGGCGCGTGGCAGACGGGGCAGCGGCGCGCCCAGGCGCCCGACTGCATGGCGGAGATCGCGCGCCAGCTGACCGTGGAGGACGTCGGCGCGGTGTCGGCATGGCTCGCGGCCCAGGCCGTTCCCGGCCAGGGCAAGCCGGCCATGTCGTTCAAGGGGGAGTTGACCATGCCCTGCGGCAGCGTCCGGCCGCCGCACGCATCCGCACCCGCGACCGGGCGGGGGGCGCGATGA
- the nusA gene encoding transcription termination factor NusA: MNRELLMLVEAISREKNVERDVVLGAVESALAQATKKLYQGDVDLRVSIDRDSGDYETFRRWLVVPDDAGLQNPDAEELLMDARERVPDIEVGEYIEEPVESVPIGRIGAMAAKQVILQKIRDAEREMLLNDFMSRGEKIFTGTVKRMDKGDLIIESGRVEGRLRRSEMIPKENLRNGDRVRAMIMEVDLTLRGAPIILSRSAPEFMIELFRNEVPEIEQGLLEIKSCARDPGSRAKIAVLSHDKRVDPIGTCVGVRGTRVNAVTNELAGERVDIVLWSDDPAQFVIGALAPANVQSIVVDEEKHAMDVVVDEENLAIAIGRGGQNVRLASELTGWKINIMDAAESAQKQADETDAARRLFMEKLDVDEEIADILIAEGFESLEEVAYVPLQEMLEIESFDEDTVNELRVRAKDALLTMEIAREESMGSVSQDLRDLEGLTPELIAKLADAGVNTRDDLADLAIDELTELTGQSAEDAKALIMKAREHWFTGQE; the protein is encoded by the coding sequence ATGAATCGCGAATTGTTGATGTTGGTAGAGGCTATTTCGCGTGAAAAGAACGTCGAGCGCGATGTGGTCTTGGGCGCCGTGGAGTCGGCGCTGGCCCAGGCTACGAAGAAGCTGTACCAGGGAGATGTGGACCTGCGCGTGTCCATCGACCGCGACAGCGGCGACTACGAGACCTTCCGCCGCTGGCTGGTGGTGCCCGACGATGCCGGGCTGCAGAACCCCGACGCCGAGGAGCTGCTCATGGATGCCCGCGAGCGGGTTCCGGACATCGAGGTGGGCGAGTACATCGAGGAGCCGGTGGAGTCCGTGCCCATCGGGCGCATCGGCGCCATGGCTGCCAAGCAGGTCATCCTGCAGAAGATCCGCGACGCCGAGCGCGAGATGCTGCTCAACGACTTCATGAGCCGCGGCGAGAAGATCTTCACCGGCACCGTCAAGCGCATGGACAAGGGCGACCTCATCATCGAATCGGGCCGTGTGGAAGGGCGCCTGCGCCGCAGCGAGATGATCCCCAAGGAGAACCTGCGCAACGGCGACCGCGTGCGCGCCATGATCATGGAGGTGGACCTCACGTTGCGCGGCGCGCCCATCATCCTCTCGCGCTCGGCGCCAGAGTTCATGATCGAGCTGTTCCGCAACGAGGTGCCCGAGATCGAGCAGGGCCTGCTGGAGATCAAGAGCTGTGCGCGCGATCCGGGCAGCCGCGCCAAGATCGCCGTGCTCTCGCACGACAAGCGCGTGGACCCGATCGGCACCTGCGTGGGCGTGCGTGGCACGCGCGTCAATGCCGTGACCAACGAACTGGCGGGCGAGCGCGTGGACATCGTGCTCTGGTCCGACGACCCGGCGCAGTTCGTGATCGGCGCGCTGGCTCCGGCCAATGTGCAGTCCATCGTCGTCGACGAGGAAAAGCACGCCATGGACGTGGTGGTGGACGAGGAGAACCTGGCCATCGCCATCGGCCGCGGCGGCCAGAACGTGCGCCTGGCCTCGGAGCTCACGGGCTGGAAGATCAACATCATGGACGCCGCCGAGTCGGCGCAGAAGCAGGCCGACGAGACCGATGCGGCACGCCGCCTCTTCATGGAAAAGCTCGATGTGGACGAGGAGATCGCCGACATCCTGATCGCCGAGGGCTTCGAGAGCCTGGAAGAGGTGGCCTACGTGCCGCTGCAGGAAATGCTGGAGATCGAGAGCTTCGACGAGGATACGGTCAACGAGTTGCGCGTACGCGCCAAGGACGCGCTGCTGACCATGGAGATCGCCCGCGAGGAAAGCATGGGCAGCGTGTCGCAGGACCTGCGCGATCTCGAGGGCCTGACGCCCGAGCTGATCGCCAAGCTGGCTGATGCGGGAGTGAATACGCGTGATGACCTGGCCGATCTGGCCATTGACGAACTGACCGAACTGACCGGGCAGTCTGCCGAGGATGCGAAGGCCTTGATCATGAAGGCGCGCGAGCATTGGTTCACGGGGCAAGAGTAA